From the Oceanobacillus kimchii X50 genome, the window ATACGGATCAATAAATAATCCTTCACCGCCAAGTGCTTGATAAATATATGTGACCCACCCAGAACGTCCAAACATAATAATAAATGCATACGCCGAGATAAATGTTGGTACAACGAGTGGTATCGTACATAATGCACTTATCGTTTTCTTCCATGGCATATTTGTCCGTGCAATCCCATATGCGATTGGAACACAAAGTAAAATGACCGCAACCGAAACGATAAAAGACAAGAGAATGCTATTTTTCAGGCCAGAAAAATAATGCCCATTTGAAAAAATCGCCTTAAAGTTTTCCAACGTTCCGTTTTGAAATTGTTCCAACGTAGTGCGCAATGTTTCTGTATTTATAAACGAACCAAATAAGTTGATTGGGTCATTTGTAAAACTAACCAAAAATACTGCAAGTAATGGTAGTATTAAAAACAAAAGAAAAAATGCGTAGATGAACCATTTGATAGCTGTCATGCTTGAGAATTTCCGGAGTTTTTTCATATTAATAACACCCTCTCAGGTAAAACTCCAAGTTGCACTGCTGTACCATTTTTCAAAATACTATCTCCAGATTCATATGTGGTATCAATAATAAGTAACTGCCCTCCCACCTTGACCTCATAACGGACAACGGATCCTAAATAGGTCGCAATTTGGATGGTTCCTTCGAATTGATTATCATATACATGCTGATCATTATTTTTAATGATAATTATATTTTCTGGCCGAATAATCACTTGCACTTCCTTTTCGTCAGTCTCTTGAGCTGATTGAACTGTTTGGTCACCAATTTGAATCGTTGTCCTACCAGATTCTGAAGAGATAACTTGACCAATAATAATATTTGAAGTACCTACAAAGTCAGCGATAAACGATGTTTTCGGATGACTATATAAATCCGTTGGTGTTCCAACTTGTAAAATTTCTCCATCTTTCATCACCGCTATACGATCAGCCATGCTCATTGCTTCCTCTTGATCGTGGGTTACAAAGATAGTCGTAATTTTTAAATCTTGTTGGATCCGTCGAATCGTATTCCGCATTGTATGCCGAAGTTTTAAATCTAGATTTGATAATGGTTCATCCATTAACAACACTTCTGGTTCCATGATTAATGCTCTTGCCAGGGCTACCCGTTGTTGCTGTCCACCAGATAGTTCCCCAGTTAATTTATGGGCGTGATCTTGCAACTCCACATATTCTAAAATTCCCATCACTTTTTCTTCAATTGGTTTTGAATACTTCACAATCCTACTATTAAGCATTCGCGTATAAACCGCTATTTTTTTAAATGGATTACCTTTCCGTAACTCTTTAATATTT encodes:
- a CDS encoding ABC transporter ATP-binding protein, which codes for MGAVFLENVRKDFGKVTVLKNINLDIKEGEFFALLGPSGCGKTTTMRCIAGFENPTSGSIKIGNQEVNRFAPNQRNCGMVFQSYALFPHMNVFDNVAYSLNIKELRKGNPFKKIAVYTRMLNSRIVKYSKPIEEKVMGILEYVELQDHAHKLTGELSGGQQQRVALARALIMEPEVLLMDEPLSNLDLKLRHTMRNTIRRIQQDLKITTIFVTHDQEEAMSMADRIAVMKDGEILQVGTPTDLYSHPKTSFIADFVGTSNIIIGQVISSESGRTTIQIGDQTVQSAQETDEKEVQVIIRPENIIIIKNNDQHVYDNQFEGTIQIATYLGSVVRYEVKVGGQLLIIDTTYESGDSILKNGTAVQLGVLPERVLLI